CTTGCCGGCATCAACACCCTGATGATCGACCGCAACGCCCTGCATCTGGAACGCATCGCCGATGCCGCCAACCCGAACCGGCCCGAGGTCCAGGCGGCACTCGACGCCCTGGGGCAGCGCTTCGACGGAGCGATTGCCGGCGACAGTTCGCTCGCGGCGCTCAAGACGCTGATGAACATGATCCAGGCCCAGGCGCAGGTGATGACCTTCGGCGACGTCTTTCTGGTGCTGGCGGGGATCTTCGTCGCCGCGGCGGTGATCACCACCACCGTGCGCCGGCCGCAGATGGCCGGGGCCGGCGGGGGAGGCGGGCATTGACCGAGGCGAGCCGGACCGACATCCGCCGGGTGCGGGCCGTGGTCGCCGCCGCCCGCGAAGCGGCGGCCGAGGCCTGCGGTACCGGCTGCCCGCCGGCCCGGCAGGGGCCCGGCCGGCCGCCCGACACGGAAAAGCGCCGCGCGATCCTGGATGCCGCCCGCCGGCTGTTCACCCGCGACGGCTTCGTGGCCGGCATGGGCGAGATCGCGGCCGAGGCCGGGGTTTCGAAGCAGACGATCTACAACGCCTTCCGCAACAAGGACGAGCTGTTCCTGGCGGCGATCGCCGAGGTCGCCGACCAGATCACCGCCCATCTGGAAACCCCGGACCCCGAGGCCTCGCCCCACGAGATCCTGACCCGCATCGCCTGGCATTTCATGGATGTGGTCATCTCGGGCAAGATGGTCTCGGTCATGCGCATGCTGACCGGCTCGGGGCCGGGCGGCATGGCGCCGGATCTCGCCGCCGCCTTCTACGAGATCGGCCCGGCCCGCAACGGCCGCAGGCTGGCCGACTGGCTGGCGGCACAGGATCGTGCCGGCCGGCTGTCGGTCGATGATCCCGATCTCGCATCGGAACACTTCTTCGGTATGCTGAATGGCAAATTGCAGCTCCGCCAGCTGTTCCACGCCGCGCCGCCGCCCGACGACGCCGAGGCCGAACGGCGGGTGGAGGCTGCGGTCAGGCGCTTCCTGAAGGCCTACGCCCCCGACTGACCCGGTGGCGCTGCGCCCCCGGGGGGCCGCGAACCGGATGCCGGGAAGGAACACGCATGCTGCGCTGGGAAGGCACGGCCCTGGGCCGCGTCGAGGATTTCACCCTGGTCGAGCGACCGACGCCCGAGCCGGGGCCCGGGCAGATGCGGCTGCGGATAGAGGCCGCCGCCCTCGGCTATGTCGACGGGCTGATCGTCCATGGCCGCTATCAGATCCGCCCCGACCTGCCCTATGTGCCGGGCGGCGAGATCGTCGGCATCGTCGATGCGACGGGACCCGGCGTCACCCGGTATGTCCCGGGCGACCGGGTGGTGACCTGGCAGATGGGCGGCGGCCTGGCCACCCATGTCGTGGTGGCGGAGGCGGAGGCGGATCCCGTGCCGGACGGGCTCGCAGGGCTCCATGCGGCCGCGATGCTGGTCGACTATCAGACCGCGGCCTATGGCCTGTTCCCGCGCGGGCGGCTCACGCCCGGCGAGCGGGTGCTGGTGACCGGGGCGTCGGGCGGGGTCGGCTCGGCCGCGGTGCAGCTGGCGGCCCGGGCCGGCGCCCATGTCGTGGCGCTCGCCAGCACCGAAGAGGGGCGGGCGCGGGCGATCGCGCTCGGTGCCGCGGCGGCGATCCCGTCGCTTGATCCCGACATCCGCGCCCGGATCCGCGAGACCCTGCCGGGCGGCGCGATCGATATCGTGTTCGACCCCGTCGCCGGCCCCGGCTTCGAGCCCCTGTTCCGCTCGCTCGACAAGGAAGGGCGGCATCTGATCCTGGGCTTCGTCGGCGGCGCGATCCCGGCCCTGCCGGTCAATCTGCCCCTGCTCAAGAGCGCGGCCCTGATCGGGGTGGAAATCCGCCACTATCTGACGGCCCATGCCGACGAGGCGCGCGCGGTGCGGCTGGCGCTGATGGCGCGGGTGGCGGCAGGGGAGCTGCTGCCGCCGAAGGTGGTCGAGATGCCGCTCGACCGGGCCCGCGAGGCCCTGGCGGCGACCCTGTCGCGGAGCAAGGGCGGCAAGATTGTGGTGGTGCCGGGCGTGGTGGTGCCGGGCTGAAGCGTCAGAGCGAGAGGAAGAAGCCCACGAAAACCGGCGTGGCCAGGCTGACGGCGAAACCGCTGGCCAGGGCCACCAGCCCGGCCTCCCGCCCGCCATGGATGGTGATGATGCCGAGCGAGACATCCATGGCGGTGGCACCGGCCGAGGCGACGGGCGCCAGGGGCCCGAAGGCGCGCACCATCAGCCCGGCGAAGACCAGGGTGATGACCTCGCGCGAGATGTTGGCCATCAGCGCCAGCGCGCCCATCACCTCGCCGCGCGCCTCGGCGATCATCACCGCCGACAGGCTGTACCAGCCGAAGCCCGAGGCGACGGCCAGCACGTCCGGCAGG
This genomic interval from Tistrella mobilis contains the following:
- a CDS encoding TetR/AcrR family transcriptional regulator, with translation MTEASRTDIRRVRAVVAAAREAAAEACGTGCPPARQGPGRPPDTEKRRAILDAARRLFTRDGFVAGMGEIAAEAGVSKQTIYNAFRNKDELFLAAIAEVADQITAHLETPDPEASPHEILTRIAWHFMDVVISGKMVSVMRMLTGSGPGGMAPDLAAAFYEIGPARNGRRLADWLAAQDRAGRLSVDDPDLASEHFFGMLNGKLQLRQLFHAAPPPDDAEAERRVEAAVRRFLKAYAPD
- a CDS encoding LysO family transporter, translated to MTLIILGAYVAGIALGALAPGLGAQTADATEPALMLLVFLVGIGTALDPSAWARLRSAGPRAIALPVAVILGTLGGAALVAPLLPGMSLPDVLAVASGFGWYSLSAVMIAEARGEVMGALALMANISREVITLVFAGLMVRAFGPLAPVASAGATAMDVSLGIITIHGGREAGLVALASGFAVSLATPVFVGFFLSL
- a CDS encoding NADPH:quinone oxidoreductase family protein, translated to MLRWEGTALGRVEDFTLVERPTPEPGPGQMRLRIEAAALGYVDGLIVHGRYQIRPDLPYVPGGEIVGIVDATGPGVTRYVPGDRVVTWQMGGGLATHVVVAEAEADPVPDGLAGLHAAAMLVDYQTAAYGLFPRGRLTPGERVLVTGASGGVGSAAVQLAARAGAHVVALASTEEGRARAIALGAAAAIPSLDPDIRARIRETLPGGAIDIVFDPVAGPGFEPLFRSLDKEGRHLILGFVGGAIPALPVNLPLLKSAALIGVEIRHYLTAHADEARAVRLALMARVAAGELLPPKVVEMPLDRAREALAATLSRSKGGKIVVVPGVVVPG